The proteins below are encoded in one region of Candidatus Methylomirabilis lanthanidiphila:
- a CDS encoding type 11 methyltransferase has translation MVAALLPLPRLQGATELLDRRDNSDEEIRGNLRDLERLNRYFGGVRTVLLHLGRMVGGHSPGPVTILDIATGGADIPRAICRWARKRTLPVAIEAVDHGDQVLAAATEWSIDFPEIRLRRVCAPLLPYPDRSFDYVISSLFFHHLNETEGIILLREMARIARRGLLVNDLLRSRLACLLTTMTTRLLSGNRLTRHDGPISVLRGFRAQELRRMATEAGLTDVRLSRHRWFRIALTAALSPVESPLLAAR, from the coding sequence ATGGTAGCGGCCTTGCTGCCTCTCCCCCGTCTGCAAGGAGCGACAGAGCTGCTGGACCGCCGCGACAACTCCGATGAGGAGATACGCGGGAACCTTCGCGACCTGGAGCGGCTGAACCGATATTTCGGCGGTGTGCGCACGGTCCTGTTGCACCTCGGTCGAATGGTGGGTGGCCATTCGCCGGGCCCGGTTACCATCCTGGATATCGCAACCGGCGGGGCCGATATCCCTCGGGCTATCTGTCGTTGGGCCAGGAAGCGCACGCTTCCTGTCGCCATCGAAGCCGTAGACCACGGAGATCAGGTTCTGGCTGCCGCGACCGAATGGTCGATCGACTTTCCGGAGATCCGACTGCGACGGGTGTGCGCGCCGCTCTTGCCGTACCCGGATCGCAGCTTTGACTACGTCATCTCGTCTCTGTTCTTTCACCACCTGAACGAGACGGAAGGGATCATCCTATTGCGGGAGATGGCGCGGATAGCGCGACGCGGGTTGCTGGTCAACGACCTGCTGCGGAGCCGACTCGCCTGCCTGCTGACTACAATGACTACACGGCTGCTGTCCGGCAATCGCCTGACGCGCCACGATGGTCCGATATCCGTCCTGCGCGGATTCAGAGCCCAGGAACTGCGCCGTATGGCAACTGAAGCCGGTCTGACCGATGTGCGACTGAGCCGACATCGATGGTTCCGTATCGCGCTGACTGCCGCGTTGTCACCCGTCGAATCGCCCTTACTCGCCGCGCGGTAA
- a CDS encoding Chalcone and stilbene synthase domain protein, translating into MSNPRIIALETANPTTSFSQEELLALTPYTDERRRGFFLHSGIEHRHLYLDRATFRPTETTDELSARYRKASVEIGCLAIQRALEKAGCSGGEIDFVVTTTCTGRLCPNLDAQFVREFRMKERVQRVHVGDMGCASGMIALQQAYNHLLAFPDHRALIVSVEICSSTYYFDDSLETAVANAIFADGAAAAVMTSDVGGIEVMGHMSLVRSEYLDLMGFTYPNGRPRILLSKEIRGIGGTMMKSLTNAMLDHYHLKQEDIRFWVLHSAGRGVLERAQRTMGLCDADLAFSRQVLRQFGNMSSATVLFVLNEVINSGQASPGDLGVMIALGPGFCAEGALLRW; encoded by the coding sequence GTGTCCAACCCCAGGATCATCGCGCTCGAAACCGCCAATCCCACCACGTCCTTCTCCCAGGAAGAGCTTCTGGCCCTCACACCCTACACCGACGAGCGACGGCGAGGCTTTTTCCTTCACAGCGGCATCGAGCATCGCCACCTGTACCTGGACCGGGCCACCTTTCGCCCCACCGAGACCACGGACGAACTCAGCGCCCGGTACCGCAAAGCCAGCGTTGAGATCGGCTGCCTGGCGATTCAACGCGCCCTGGAAAAGGCAGGATGCTCGGGGGGAGAGATCGACTTTGTGGTGACCACCACCTGCACGGGCCGCCTCTGTCCCAATCTCGACGCCCAATTCGTCCGCGAGTTCAGAATGAAGGAGCGCGTCCAGCGAGTCCACGTCGGCGATATGGGCTGTGCCAGCGGGATGATTGCGCTGCAGCAGGCCTATAACCATCTCCTGGCCTTTCCCGACCATCGGGCGCTGATCGTTTCCGTGGAGATCTGCTCCTCAACCTATTACTTTGATGATTCCCTCGAGACCGCAGTGGCCAATGCCATCTTCGCGGACGGGGCGGCTGCGGCCGTCATGACATCCGATGTCGGTGGGATTGAGGTGATGGGCCACATGAGCCTGGTCCGTTCAGAGTACCTTGATCTGATGGGGTTTACCTACCCGAACGGACGACCTCGGATCCTGTTGTCTAAGGAGATCCGAGGGATCGGCGGCACGATGATGAAAAGCCTGACCAACGCGATGCTCGATCACTACCACCTCAAGCAGGAGGACATCCGGTTCTGGGTCCTGCACTCTGCCGGCCGAGGCGTCCTTGAACGGGCGCAGCGGACGATGGGACTGTGTGATGCCGACTTGGCCTTCTCCCGCCAGGTGCTTCGGCAATTCGGAAACATGTCGTCAGCTACGGTATTGTTCGTCCTCAACGAGGTCATCAACTCAGGGCAGGCATCCCCCGGAGACCTCGGTGTCATGATAGCACTTGGCCCAGGCTTCTGCGCGGAGGGGGCGCTGCTGCGATGGTAG
- the rebM_2 gene encoding Demethylrebeccamycin-D-glucose O-methyltransferase, with protein sequence MFTAKHYTKEFRYFKEQYGESMERMFAAVSDLYAEYWNDFFHFALFKDDHESWESAFTNTHKKYLEALRIHDARHVLELACGRGGFTNVLAEHTSGEVLGIDISRSQLSHTDRFKRPNLRFKRHDIMKVDELGQMFDAVVCMDAECYLPDKRIAIQKISGVMEPGARLLLLGWCKQSGLNRVQEEIVLYPFMKYWAIPSLETPANYRKYFAQSDFKVIEITDLNDQVKRNWEFGYESALSGIKKLSRKDFPRLIWKHMTLGSEGVRLIKEQFPAAIYVKVGYDTGFLRYVYFLVEKQ encoded by the coding sequence ATGTTTACTGCAAAGCATTATACAAAAGAGTTTCGATATTTTAAGGAGCAATACGGCGAGAGCATGGAACGCATGTTTGCGGCGGTCAGCGATCTCTACGCCGAATACTGGAATGATTTCTTTCATTTTGCGCTGTTCAAGGATGACCACGAAAGTTGGGAATCGGCTTTCACCAATACTCACAAGAAATATCTGGAAGCTCTCCGGATACATGACGCGCGTCATGTGCTCGAGCTGGCGTGTGGGAGGGGCGGTTTTACCAATGTCCTGGCTGAACATACCTCCGGCGAGGTCTTAGGGATCGATATTTCTCGTTCACAGCTTTCACACACCGATAGATTTAAGCGTCCGAACTTACGTTTCAAGCGCCACGACATCATGAAGGTTGATGAGCTCGGACAGATGTTTGACGCTGTCGTGTGTATGGACGCCGAGTGCTATTTGCCGGATAAAAGAATCGCGATACAAAAAATCTCAGGGGTGATGGAACCGGGCGCTCGCCTTCTTCTGCTCGGATGGTGTAAGCAGAGCGGACTGAACCGCGTTCAGGAAGAAATCGTTTTATATCCATTCATGAAATACTGGGCTATCCCAAGTCTTGAGACGCCTGCAAATTACAGGAAATATTTTGCACAAAGCGATTTCAAAGTCATTGAGATTACCGATCTGAATGATCAAGTCAAAAGAAACTGGGAGTTTGGTTATGAGTCTGCGTTGAGCGGCATCAAGAAACTCTCGCGCAAAGATTTTCCGCGCCTCATCTGGAAACATATGACGCTGGGAAGCGAGGGGGTCAGGCTTATCAAGGAGCAATTTCCTGCCGCTATCTACGTTAAGGTCGGTTATGATACAGGTTTTCTTCGCTATGTCTATTTTCTGGTAGAAAAGCAGTAG